TTGTGCATTGGATTGCTTGCGGACTCTAATTATGCTCGTTAAAATTTCAGAGTTGAGCAGATTTTTTGTTGACACTAGAAGAAATTCACAAGTGGAACCGCCACAAGACCCACAACCAAGTGATGTTCATGAACATGGTGACGACGTGATAGATGAGGTTCAGAACTGGATTGAGCAGGAAATGctggatgatgacgacgacgatgatgatgatgaggtgaattTTGAGGACGAGGACGATGATGAGTTTAATCCGGCTGAAATTGTGTGTGATCCCGCTCATAGGCAACAAATTGCTGATTATCATCCGAATATTCAAGATCAGGTGAGAAGAGCATACATATTGAAGGGTCCAACCCGACCAACTGTCAAATTTGATCGCAAAAAAATTGGTAGCAAGAACCGTGCATTTTCTAAAAATTGGTATAAGAATTATGATTGGTTAGAATATAGTGTGTCCGAGCAAGCTGCattttgtttctattgctttctttttAAGCAACCAGGAAGTAGTACACATTTTGGTTATGATGTCTTCACCAAAAAAGGATTCAGGGATTGGAAGCATGCATATCAGGCATTGCCTGCTCATGTTGGTGGGGTAAATAGTGCGCACAACAAGGCAAGATTGCATTATGATGATTTTCGTAATCAAAGGCAAAGCGTGTCTAGTAACTTTGCTAGGTCAACCAAGGAGTCTGAAGTACTTTACAAAATTCGGTTGCACACTTCtctgggttatgcaagatatctcatTGCTCAAGGCCTGGCTTTTCGTGGCCATGATGAAAGTTCAACTTCACTGAACAAGGGTAACTTCCGTGAGATGGTAGATTGGCATAAAGCTAGAGATGAGAAAGTGAGGCATGCTTTTGACCATGGTAGTAGAAACTGCAAGATGCTTGCTGCTGAAATTCAAAAAGATCTTGCAAAGTGTTGCGCAGAAGAGGTCACCAAAGCAATCATGAGAGAAATTGGTGATAAGAAATTCTCTGTGCTTATCGATGAGTCACGTGATATATCTGTCAAAGAGCAAATGGCAGTGATGTTGAggttagtagtggtttattattcattTTAATTGTTATTTCATAGTTGTTTTCTACTTCTATTTAACCTTGTTACAAAAATCTTGATGTAGGTATGTCAATGATAAAGGGAAGGCCGTGGAACAATTTCTCTCTCTGTACCATGTCAGTGAGACTACATCAGAGGCACTAAAGGTAGCTCTTGTTGACATTCTTGATCATCATAAGTTATCCATTCATAGTCTACGAGGGCAAGGATATGATGGAGCTTCAAATATGAGAGGTGAATTTAATGGTTTGCAAAAGAAAATTCTTGACGAGAACCCTTATGCCTTTTATGTGCATTGCTTTGCACATCATTTACAATTGGTGGTTGTCTCGGTCGCTAGTTGTTGCTCCTCTACTCATGATTTGTTTGAATATGTCTCCTTAATTGTGAGCACAACTACTGTATCTTGCAAGAGAAGGGATTCACTGAGGGAGGAACGTCATCAAAATATCTTAGATCAGCTTGAGAGCGGTGAGATATTTAGTGGAAGAGGTTTGAACCAAGAAACAAATTTAGCAAGACCCGGGGATACTAGATGGGGTTCACACCATACAACTTTGCTTCGTTTGAGTCAAACGTGGAAGTCGGTCATATATGTGCTTCGTGAGGTCAATGATGAAGGGCGCGGACCGTCTCAAGCGGCGGGTTTGATAGAGATAATGGAGAGTTTCAAATTTGCTTTCGTATTGCATCTTATGATAAAGTTGCTTGCTATCACAAATGAACTCTCACAAGTCTTGCAGAGAAAAGATATAAACATTGTTAATGCCATTGAACTAGTTGGTGATGTCAAAGCTCGGTTGGCCTCTATGAGAGAAAGTGGTTGGGAAAGCTTGTTCGATGAAGTCCAACACTTTTGTGTCACCAAAGGTATTCCGGTGCCTGATATGAATGAAAGAATACCGGTCCGAGGTCGTTCAAGGCTTGATGGTGTGACTTACACCAATCTTCATTTCTATCGAGTTGAGATCTTCTATGTTGCCATTGACAAGATATGCACTGAGATGAATCATCGCTTTAATGAAGCATCTTCAAATATAATAGTGGCCTTCTCATGCCTTCATCCAAAAAATTCCTTCTCCAAGTTTGATGTTGACAAGCTTGCTAGCTTAACTGAAGTTTATCATGGAGATTTCTCTAGTGGTGATCGTGCAATCATAAGAGACGAACTTCAGACTTACATTCTTCATGTACGAAGGCATGAGGCCTTTTCTTCTTGTAAAGATATTGAAAGTTTAGCTACAACGATGGTTGAAACTGAGAAACATTTGGTTTTCCCACTGGTGTACAGAATCATAGAGTTGGCTTTGTTATTGCCAGTCTCAACGGCATCGGTCGAAAGAGCTTTCTCGGCAATGAAGATTATCAAATCTAAATTGCGCAGCAAGATGAATGATACATGGTTTAATGACTTGATGATTTGCTACACCGAGCGAGATATTTTTAAAGGACTTGATGATGATGCTATTATTAAACGGTTTCAAGCCATGAAGTATCGGAAAGGGCAATTGCCCAGGTCCAATTAGCATATTACTGGTACGCTCTATTCTATCTAATGTGTTTAATTTCAAtgaaaattatataaattattaatGTGTTTTATCTTGTAGATTCTCTTGTGTGCACAAGGATGAACGTTGGAGATTGGACTATTGTCGTCGAGGTGTCGAAAGGTTAGGTTGTGTGACTAGTGTTTGGAGAGTTATTTGGTATTGTATTCCTGtttttatttacttctatgatctaTAAAAAATTAGTGTGTATATTGCACATGACATTTATCCAAATATATGATACTTATTGTGTCTGATAGACAAAAGTAAATTTTAGCTTACGGCGTGTCCGGGCTTTAGCAATttgctggctccgccactgctaaCGTATTATTGTGGAAACAATTCGAAATAGATGGAATCAACCAATTTTGATATCAAGTCGGACACTAATATTACCGCGAATATTGGGAATTGGGAATGGCATTAGTGTGATATGCACAAGAAATTAACCAAAGGTCATAGATGACAGAGTGATGCATTACACATCGGATATATCATAGACACATTCAAAAAAATTATCGAGGCAAGCATTACATTCACAAATGAATCAAAGATGAGATGAATGCTAGCTCGGGTGAGTACATACTAGGGAGGACACATGTGACGCATGTGCGGATCCTTTGCCGTCTCGAAATAGCGCACCCGCGCATGAGGAGGATGGTGACGGGACATGTCCGGCAGGGGACCGGGGCGGCGATGGGGGTTACCAATCCGGTGATGGGAGCGATGCTTGGTACAGCGGACAGGGACGAGACACAACAACGACGTGGGATCAGTTGAATCCATGCCGGAGCTGGTGGTGCGGAGCAAGGAGAGGTGGCGGAGGTAGTCGCCACGGTGTGCGAGCTCGACGAGCTCAGGAATGGGCTCGCCCATGCGTTGGGAGATGGGGTGGGGTAGGTGGGTCGTGGAGGTGTGATTTACGACGGACAGGGCAGCACTCGGGATTCCAGTGATATTTATTAGGAAAGGATTAAGTCATCCTGTCGGCACAATAAACCCTGGATCTGTTGCCTAGACTGTGCACATGCACGGGAACGAGATTGAAGCACCAACCCGAGCCAGAGCCCAAGAAGCCGAGAtcttcgaaggaccaacatgcagatcagagggaccaagaccaagccagTGAAACAATATACCATTAGGAAAAGGGCCTCCTTTGCTGGGCAGGCGAgctcggcaaggggcgaggccaccccggAAGAAGACGTCCAAGACGTCCCGGTGGGGCCTGCCGGGACACATggaggcaaaaccacctcaccaactACTCCGCCACGACCCACGCCGTCAATCAGTGCGGtatcaagccgcaaagtgactaagtggcagtcATCCACCACATGGCAACCTCTCCCTACAGGAAACACctgcagatgacacccgtcctgcaacGTGTCAAGCGAGCAGACATGGAgccggcaagatagcccggcaagccttgtcgggcaaccaacaatgtgacattgagcggtgcacttaatgcaccctgtcagcctgcagagttaggtatgataacactgtttgctatcttatcactgcataatgactactttgccattgtggtaactccttaatctataaaaggaggaccatggcaaccgtagaaagggttagaaggttggataactcacacccccatacgcgctTAGCCACTACCACCCTGAGGCAACccttgtcgggcaagtgtactacgctccaccaccacctttcctacatcaatccaccaaagtaggagtagagttttacgcctcacggtggcCCGTACCTAGGTAAAAATGCCTGTGTGATCTTCGTCGTGCTGCTACACGCTTGTCTGCTCTTTATGCAACGCGACGCCCCCTGCCGAAtcagcaaggggcctcctggtcccataggtggccgtggtttcccgcgacacatGTGGTTAATCAACGAATCTGATAGAAATATACACTGTTGGATTAAATGGGAATCAATAGTGCAGGAACAGTGTGACACAAAATTTCTATCAGACTACTGATATACAAAGCTTTTCCCATTTGTGAAACTCGACATAGATGCATCCTTCTCTTAGGATTGTGGATTGGGATGGACAGGCGCAATTTTGCGAGACGCCCGTGGGATGTTCATAGCTGCATCTTGTAGTATAATATAGTTCGTCGAGGACATAGAGACGACGGAGGTCAGAGGGCTACTAGACGGACTAATTCTGGTGAATGATATAGGTTGCAATGGAGGCAACGCACTAGGGCCGGTAGCAGCTATCTACGATGAGTGCTCTTTTATTTGTCGTAATTTTAATCTGTTAATTTCCATCATTGTCGAAGCTAAGCCAAGATGACTGTGGATTTGTTGGCTAGTATGTCGGAGGACTCGGGGACTATTGTGTGGCAGTCCGAGCCTCCTGTTTTCTTGCTTGATACTTTGTCAAACGATATAGCCTTTTTTGCACATGAAATATAAACCGTCATAATGACATTTCccttaaaaaaagaaaaaactgacaCACTAGGTTTGTTTATTAGCACCATATGAATATAACTGTAACAGGAGGGAAACACATCTAGGTGGGCAAACATGGCGTCGGGGCAACAAGTGGCGCCATGTCAAATAGGGAGGCGCCGCGTGGAGCTGGAGGCGAGCGAAGCCCGACGATTGCAATCTGACGGCAATGTTAGGGTTATGCTGAGATCAGCATGGATAAGAGCAAGATTGAGATGGGCGCCTAGCTAAAGTAGACTGTGGCAAACGGCGAATAACTTGACATTCGGCCCATAATTTCTTGGGAAACGTTTACAATCGGTGAGCCGGCCGAGCATTTGGCCGGTCGCACGCGCTCGCCCACGCTTCCACGTGTTCTGTGCGTCACCGCTCACCACCACACCCTCCCATCCTTATATTGCTCCTCTCTCTCTTATCTTCCCATCGCAGAAATTCCCCATTGTCTCGTCTCTTATTTCCGTTCTTCTTGGCCGGTTCATCTCCTACCATCGGCGGACTACCGCTGCCACGAACCACATCTGCCCCTTCAAAACACCCCAGAACCGACTACCTTCAACCACGCGAACCTTTTCTGCCACTGCGCCATGCGCAACAATCAGGAGATGGGGGGAGCTACAGGTGCTGCGTGCTTTCTTTATGGCGGTGGTGGACGCCGTATCAACGGGGAGGTGGGGCTGCGTCGGCTCGCCATAGGCCTGCACCATCAGCTGTTGTGCTGCAATCAGCTGCGGCCAGAGCTGGAACCGGCATCACCGGAAGCTGCAACCAGCAGTGCACCGTGGCCGGGGATGACGTCCACAGGATGCTACGGGGAAGCGACGCACGAATGCTGCAACCACCGGAATGGGATGCTGGAACCGTCTATTCAAAAAGCTTCCACCAGCAAAAAGGAAAGCTACTGCCAGGGCAGCTGTTACAACCTGGCGATGACCACGACGACGATAGAGTGCTGCAACCGGCCAACAAAAAGCTGGAACTGGCGATTGTGATTGCTACAACCGGAGGCGTGAGATGCTAGAACCGAGTTCGCCATTGCTGGAAGAACTATGCCACTCCAGGCCACCATTtgtttttgctgcaaccgtagaTGCGCCCAGTTACAACTGTCGTGCGTTTTGCTGGAACCAAGGACCACCGGCGTTGGAGCTGCCCGTTTTGCTGCTACCGCAGATGAGAAAAGCTACAAGCGGAGGCTCGAGATGCTGGAAGCGACAAATGCTACAAGCAAGCGGGTGGTCTACGGGGGAGCTCGTCGCCAGCGTTGTGCTGCGGGGTCTACGACAGAGGGGCGCGGCTAGCTCGCCGAACAGGTGCGCGGGATGCAACCATGGCTGGTTGGCGTCTGCTCACGAGGGAATCCACCATGGTCCAAGCGAAGCGGTGAGGAAGGAGGCAAAGGATAAGGATCGAACGGCTACAAATCACCGTATCGAACGGGCATGGTGTGACCGGCTGAAATTTCGGCCGGCGCAATGGCGCCTATCAGTCGCCAAATTTCTTTCAACTCCCGGCACGGGTAAATTTGGATTCTGCCGTTAGTTCAATCCGTAAAAATACAATGTGCTGAATGAGATCCCATACTTTGGATCTGCAGAGTATAATGTTCAGTGCGGCTTCACACCCAAAGGTTATGTATAACCTGGCCAAACCTTATCGTGTTTCCTATTCCACGCGCCGAGTCGCCTACACAACGGTTTCTTCCTTTTCAGTTTTCTCTGTGTTTTTTCCCtttgtttgtttctttttttattttcatgaCTGTTTTCTCTGAATATCTTTTTATTTATCTTTCCAAATTAATTAATATATTTTTATAAAACTACCCACGTGGTAGTATATATTTTGGAGGCTGATAACTATCACATGTATGACACAATGGATACGTGACCACACGAGTTGTATGGTCGTATCCAGGGGACAGTCCACATGACTCTGTATGGGTGAACATTAAAACTGCCAACATGTTCGAGCGCAGCTACGACGGCCCACACGGTCATGTTTGGCAATTGCTCATCCCCACCCCGTGAGCGTGAGTG
The sequence above is a segment of the Triticum dicoccoides isolate Atlit2015 ecotype Zavitan chromosome 1A, WEW_v2.0, whole genome shotgun sequence genome. Coding sequences within it:
- the LOC119351358 gene encoding zinc finger MYM-type protein 1-like; this encodes MASSRVHWRIHRTGTLGTCPGSIPSVFSTIAIFPSHCMPKNAQKHEKTMENTFFVDTRRNSQVEPPQDPQPSDVHEHGDDVIDEFNPAEIVCDPAHRQQIADYHPNIQDQVRRAYILKGPTRPTVKFDRKKIGSKNRAFSKNWYKNYDWLEYSVSEQAAFCFYCFLFKQPGSSTHFGYDVFTKKGFRDWKHAYQALPAHVGGVNSAHNKARLHYDDFRNQRQSVSSNFARSTKESEVLYKIRLHTSLGYARYLIAQGLAFRGHDESSTSLNKGNFREMVDWHKARDEKVRHAFDHGSRNCKMLAAEIQKDLAKCCAEEVTKAIMREIGDKKFSVLIDESRDISVKEQMAVMLRYVNDKGKAVEQFLSLYHVSETTSEALKVALVDILDHHKLSIHSLRGQGYDGASNMRGEFNGLQKKILDENPYAFYVHCFAHHLQLVVVSVASCCSSTHDLFEYVSLIVSTTTVSCKRRDSLREERHQNILDQLESGEIFSGRGLNQETNLARPGDTRWGSHHTTLLRLSQTWKSVIYVLREVNDEGRGPSQAAGLIEIMESFKFAFVLHLMIKLLAITNELSQVLQRKDINIVNAIELVGDVKARLASMRESGWESLFDEVQHFCVTKGIPVPDMNERIPVRGRSRLDGVTYTNLHFYRVEIFYVAIDKICTEMNHRFNEASSNIIVAFSCLHPKNSFSKFDVDKLASLTEVYHGDFSSGDRAIIRDELQTYILHVRRHEAFSSCKDIESLATTMVETEKHLVFPLVYRIIELALLLPVSTASVERAFSAMKIIKSKLRSKMNDTWFNDLMICYTERDIFKGLDDDAIIKRFQAMKYRKGQLPRSN